The Manihot esculenta cultivar AM560-2 chromosome 1, M.esculenta_v8, whole genome shotgun sequence genome has a window encoding:
- the LOC122723234 gene encoding uncharacterized protein LOC122723234, translating to MILVAIVAELMEEYTALLARVLEHMFNEAPFPRRVRFLILRSLPFASSLHPPLIRAPA from the coding sequence ATGATACTGGTGGCTATTGTAGCGGAGCTTATGGAGGAGTACACGGCGCTGCTGGCGAGGGTACTCGAGCACATGTTTAATGAAGCCCCTTTCCCAAGGCGAGTTCGTTTTCTCATTCTACGCAGCCTTCCCTTTGCTTCCTCTTTACATCCTCCTTTAATTCGAGCTCCCGCTTAA